One Spinacia oleracea cultivar Varoflay chromosome 4, BTI_SOV_V1, whole genome shotgun sequence DNA segment encodes these proteins:
- the LOC110805128 gene encoding dynamin-related protein 4C-like encodes MGFKNKQKSNNNKPSSLLERNMIFPQDTMSLVGEEHDIPPITVLPPPPPLISSYNDRIRPLLDAVDKLRNLKVMKEGIQLPTIVVVGDQSSGKSSVLESLAGISLPRGQGICTRVPLIMRLQHHPNPDPELFLEYMGKNVKTNEAHVSEAINSATQEIAGTAKGIKNTPITLVVKKNGVPDLTMVDLPGITRVPVHGQPENIYEQIREIIMEYITPEESIILNVLSANVDFSTCESIMMSQSVDKSGQRTLAVVTKADKSPEGLLEKVTNDDVSIGLGYVCVRNRIGEESYEEARLEEANLFESNLLLSKIDKSIVGIPILAQRLVNIQAAIISKCLPNIVKQINDKLNSNVDELNKMPKNLSSVAEAMAAFMQVMGLVKESLRKILIRGEYDEYPEDVEMHCTARLAEMLDGLSSSTKITEKDNDEVKSGNFLLEEIHVLEEAKGIGLPNFLPRTAFLTVLQKKVQGISQTPVDFMNKVWGYIEGVLFAVLVRHCENYPTLQCSSKRAAGNLIAKMKEESIFRVKEIVQMEKLADYTCDPEYISVWNQLMLRQDTFLKIVQGNKVTSMEIEGVGSVDLAHVEKYKDVALQAFDMKMRMISYWKIVLKRLTDSMALYLLFSIHNLVNEDLEIEIVNELIGYGGGVERMLEESPSVTGKRDRLLKSIKLLKESKEVLAKIMDMIAVIE; translated from the exons atgggaTTCAAAAACAAGCAAAAATCAAACAACAATAAGCCTTCATCTTTGTTGGAGAGGAACATGATATTCCCCCAAGACACCATGTCCCTTGTTGGAGAGGAACATGATATCCCCCCAATCACCGTccttccaccaccaccaccgctcATCTCCTCCTACAACGACCGCATCCGCCCCCTCCTCGACGCAGTTGACAAACTCCGTAACCTCAAAGTCATGAAGGAAGGAATTCAACTCCCAACTATCGTCGTAGTTGGTGATCAATCCTCAGGGAAGTCAAGTGTGTTAGAGTCTTTAGCTGGGATCAGTCTCCCTAGAGGACAGGGTATTTGCACCCGGGTCCCACTAATCATGAGGCTTCAGCATCACCCGAACCCGGACCCGGAACTATTTCTTGAGTACATGGGTAAAAATGTCAAGACTAATGAAGCTCATGTCTCTGAAGCTATCAACTCTGCTACTCAGGAAATTGCAG GTACTGCTAAAGGGATTAAAAACACTCCCATAACCTTAGTGGTGAAGAAAAATGGTGTTCCTGACTTGACCATGGTTGATCTTCCTGGTATAACACGGGTCCCGGTCCACGGGCAGCCGGAAAACATATATGAGCAGATAAGGGAAATCATAATGGAGTATATTACTCCAGAAGAAAGCATAATTCTGAATGTTTTATCAGCTAATGTCGATTTTTCAACGTGTGAGTCTATTATGATGTCTCAAAGTGTGGATAAATCAGGTCAGAGGACTCTAGCTGTTGTAACCAAAGCTGATAAGTCCCCTGAAGGCTTGCTAGAAAAGGTGACCAATGATGACGTCAGCATTGGTCTTGGTTATGTATGTGTCCGGAACAGGATCGGAGAAGAATCATACGAGGAGGCGCGGTTGGAGGAGGCAAATCTGTTTGAGTCCAACCTTTTGCTGTCAAAGATTGATAAGTCGATTGTTGGTATACCAATTTTAGCTCAAAGATTGGTGAATATACAAGCTGCAATAATCTCTAAATGTTTGCCAAACATTGTCAAGCAAATCAATGATAAGTTGAACTCAAATGTTGATGAGCTTAATAAGATGCCTAAAAACTTATCTTCTGTAGCTGAAGCTATGGCAGCCTTCATGCAGGTTATGGGGTTGGTGAAGGAATCTCTTCGAAAGATTCTTATACGAGGTGAATATGATGAGTACCCTGAAGATGTTGAGATGCATTGTACTGCTCGTTTAGCTGAGATGTTAGATGGGTTATCTTCTTCAACAAAGATAACAGAGAAGGATAATGATGAGGTTAAGTCTGGTAATTTCTTACTCGAAGAAATTCATGTTCTTGAAGAAGCTAAAGGAATAGGGCTACCTAATTTCCTCCCTCGAACAGCTTTTCTGACAGTATTGCAGAAGAAAGTTCAGGGGATTTCACAGACTCCTGTTGATTTCATGAACAAGGTTTGGGGTTACATAGAGGGTGTGCTTTTTGCGGTTTTAGTTCGTCATTGTGAAAATTACCCAACACTTCAGTGTTCTAGCAAAAGAGCAGCTGGTAATCTGATTGCTAAGATGAAAGAAGAGTCGATTTTCCGTGTTAAGGAGATTGTTCAGATGGAGAAGTTAGCTGATTATACTTGTGACCCTGAATATATATCTGTTTGGAATCAGCTTATGCTGCGTCAGGATACCTTCCTCAAAATTGTGCAAGGTAATAAGGTAACTTCCATGGAAATTGAAGGGGTTGGAAGTGTTGATCTTGCACATGTAGAGAAGTATAAGGATGTAGCTTTGCAAGCATTTGACATGAAGATGAGAATGATTTCTTACTGGAAGATTGTACTAAAGAGGTTGACTGATTCCATGGCGCTTTACTTACTTTTCAGCATTCACAACTTGGTGAATGAGGACTTGGAGATTGAGATTGTGAATGAGTTGATTGGTTATGGTGGAGGGGTTGAGAGGATGCTGGAAGAATCGCCTTCTGTAACAGGGAAGCGTGACAGACTGCTGAAAAGTATCAAGTTGCTTAAGGAATCGAAAGAAGTGCTTGCTAAGATCATGGACATGATTGCAGTCATTGAGTGA
- the LOC110805124 gene encoding dynamin-related protein 4C-like, with product MGFKNKQKPNNNKPSSLLERNINMIFPQDTMSLVGDEHDIPPITVLPPPPPLISSYNDRIRPLLDAVDKLRNLKVMKEGIQLPTIVVVGDQSSGKSSVLESLAGISLPRGQGICTRVPLIMRLQHHPNPDPELFLEYMGKTMKTDEVNVSEAINSATQEIAGTAKGIKNTPITLVVKKKGVPDLTMVDLPGITRVPVHGQPENIYEQIREIIMEYITPEESIILNVLSANVDFSTCESIMMSQSVDKSGQRTLAVVTKADKSPEGLLEKVTNDDVSIGLGYVCVRNRIGEESYEEARLEEAKLFESNVLLSKIDKSIVGIPVLAQRLVNIQATIISKCLPNIVKQINEKLNLNVDEVNKMPKNLSSVAEAMAAFMQVMGLVKESLRKILIRGEYDEYPEDLEMHCTARLAEMLDGLSSSTKITEKANDEVKSGNFLLEEIRVLEEAKGIGLPNFLPRTAFLTVLQKKVQGISQTPVDFMNKVWGYIESVLFAVLVRHCENYPTLQCSSKRAAGNLIAKMKEESIFRVKEIVQMEKLADYTCDPEYISVWNRLMLCQDTFLKIVQGTLKDCLNRKETFMEIEGVGRVDLAHVEKYKDVALQAFDMKMRMISYWKIVLKRLTDSMALYLLFSIHNLVNEDLEIEIVNELIGYGGGIERMLEESPSVAGKRDRLLKSIKLLKESKEVLAKIMDRIAVIE from the exons atgggattcaaaaacaagcaaaaacccaacaacaacaagcctTCATCCTTGTTGGAGAGGAACATCAACATGATATTCCCCCAAGACACCATGTCCCTTGTTGGAGATGAGCACGATATCCCCCCAATCACCGTccttccaccaccaccaccactaatCTCATCCTACAACGACCGCATCCGCCCCCTCCTCGATGCCGTCGACAAGCTGCGCAACCTCAAAGTCATGAAGGAAGGAATTCAGCTACCAACTATCGTCGTAGTTGGTGATCAATCATCTGGGAAATCAAGTGTGTTAGAGTCTTTAGCAGGGATTAGTCTACCTAGAGGACAGGGTATTTGTACCCGGGTCCCACTCATTATGAGGCTTCAGCATCACCCGAACCCGGACCCGGAACTTTTCCTTGAGTACATGGGCAAAACCATGAAGACTGATGAAGTTAATGTTTCTGAAGCTATCAACTCTGCTACTCAAGAAATAGCAG GAACTGCTAAAGGGATTAAAAACACCCCCATAACATTAGTAGTGAAGAAAAAAGGTGTTCCTGACTTAACCATGGTCGATCTTCCGGGTATAACCCGGGTCCCGGTCCACGGGCAGCCCGAGAATATATATGAGCAAATCAGGGAAATTATAATGGAGTATATTACACCAGAAGAAAGCATAATTCTGAATGTTTTATCAGCAAATGTAGATTTTTCTACATGTGAGTCAATCATGATGTCACAGAGTGTTGATAAATCAGGTCAGAGGACTCTAGCTGTTGTAACCAAAGCTGATAAATCCCCTGAAGGGTTGCTAGAAAAAGTGACCAATGATGACGTCAGCATCGGTCTTGGTTACGTCTGTGTCCGTAACAGGATCGGAGAAGAATCGTACGAGGAGGCGAGGTTGGAGGAGGCAAAGCTGTTTGAGTCTAACGTTTTACTGTCAAAGATTGATAAATCGATTGTTGGTATACCAGTTTTAGCTCAAAGATTAGTGAACATACAAGCTACAATCATCTCAAAGTGTTTGCCAAACATTGTGAAGCAAATCAAtgagaaattgaacttgaatgttGATGAGGTTAACAAGATGCCTAAGAACTTGTCTTCTGTAGCTGAAGCTATGGCAGCTTTCATGCAGGTTATGGGGTTAGTGAAGGAATCACTTCGAAAGATTCTGATACGAGGTGAATATGATGAGTACCCTGAAGATTTGGAGATGCATTGTACTGCTCGTTTAGCTGAGATGTTAGATGGGTTATCTTCTTCAACAAAGATAACAGAGAAGGCTAATGATGAGGTTAAGTCTGGTAATTTTCTACTCGAAGAAATTCGTGTTCTTGAGGAAGCTAAAGGAATAGGGCTACCTAATTTCCTCCCTCGAACAGCTTTTCTGACAGTATTGCAGAAGAAAGTTCAGGGGATTTCTCAGACTCCTGTTGATTTCATGAACAAGGTTTGGGGTTACATAGAAAGTGTACTTTTCGCGGTTTTAGTTCGTCATTGTGAGAATTACCCAACACTTCAGTGTTCTAGCAAAAGAGCAGCTGGTAATTTGATTGCTAAGATGAAAGAAGAGTCGATTTTCCGTGTTAAAGAGATTGTTCAGATGGAGAAGTTAGCTGATTATACTTGTGACCCTGAATATATATCTGTATGGAATCGGCTTATGCTGTGTCAGGACACCTTCCTCAAAATTGTGCAAGGTACCTTGAAAGATTGCTTGAATCGTAAGGAAACTTTCATGGAAATTGAAGGGGTTGGAAGAGTTGATCTTGCACATGTAGAGAAGTATAAGGATGTAGCTTTGCAAGCATTTGACATGAAAATGAGAATGATTTCTTACTGGAAGATTGTACTAAAGAGGTTGACTGATTCCATGGCATTATATTTACTTTTCAGCATTCATAACTTGGTGAACGAGGACTTGGAGATTGAGATTGTGAATGAGTTGATTGGTTATGGTGGAGGGATTGAGCGGATGCTTGAAGAATCGCCTTCTGTAGCAGGGAAGCGTGACAGGTTGTTGAAGAGTATTAAGCTGCTTAAGGAATCGAAGGAAGTTCTTGCTAAGATCATGGACAGGATTGCAGTTATTGAGTGA
- the LOC110805120 gene encoding wall-associated receptor kinase-like 1 → MEMSFMLLLLLPLLQSVLLQLTATSSSAAISKPDCKEQCGNVKIPYPFGIGPNCYHDKSYEITCDTSSRSPKPFLHMYNLEVMDINWLGKNHRLIDKMEDEQVLTVGIPLSDMCKSKVSIDFDGSPYRFSNWFNVLVVVGCGGSVNLKDRSGNILMGCATVCVNNIVDITKGCSGIGCCQASFITYNNILRQSSVSEYFYGKGLDFYRTDLDHEGNTSSCDMRVGLIDSRSVNKFSQSTVPTILKWKGPASYAQANTNQQRVNFSCQDESFSELSSFTCSCHYTHEGNPYLPYGCRVMRECRKCSHRCTWTEDPSHQYRRYYCEKIPLSQLGPVLGFSLGTVLIVLLLGCYWLYRVLKKRKEVRRKTEFFKRNGGLLLEQQIYSSEGASQKTKVFPVTELEKATDNFNKNRILGQGGQGTVYKGMLKDGRIVAIKKSKKVDENQLEQFINEVVILSETNHRNVVRLLGCCLETEVPLLVYEFIQNGSLYQHIHNTSEDFHITWKMRLQMAAESADAVAYLHSSSSAPIYHRDIKSSNILLDAKYRAKVSDFGTSRVIDIEQTHLTTCVIGTYGYLDPEYFQSQQFTEKSDVYSFGVVLVELITGKKPICPTPDGGWISLAVEFMSHMENSRLSDILDARVLNEGKEEEFVAVAELAKQCLNMNGKERPTMKEIAMVLDGIRSSPLPYSTEPNSMVGQGVMMRINDNQVGYLSTDTICSDFGPR, encoded by the exons ATGGAGATGTCATTTATGTTGCTACTGCTGCTGCCGCTGCTGCAGTCAGTACTGTTGCAGTTGACAGCAACATCCTCGTCTGCAGCCATTTCCAAGCCTGATTGCAAAGAACAATGTGGTAATGTCAAAATTCCATATCCTTTTGGTATTGGTCCCAATTGTTACCACGATAAGTCTTACGAGATCACTTGTGATACTTCATCTCGTTCCCCCAAACCGTTCCTGCATATGTATAATCTTGAGGTGATGGATATTAATTGGCTGGGCAAGAATCATCGATTAATTGATAAGATGGAAGATGAGCAAGTATTAACTGTAGGGATTCCTCTCAGTGACATGTGTAAATCTAAAGTTAGCATTGACTTTGATGGGAGTCCATATCGTTTCTCGAATTGGTTCAATGTTCTCGTGGTGGTGGGCTGTGGCGGCAGTGTTAACTTGAAGGATAGGAGTGGAAACATCTTAATGGGGTGTGCTACCGTTTGTGTCAATAATATTGTTGACATTACAAAGGGTTGTTCTGGTATTGGTTGTTGTCAAGCCTCATTTATAACATATAACAACATCCTTCGTCAAAGCTCCGTATCGGAGTATTTTTACGGGAAGGGCCTCGACTTTTATCGGACAGATCTTGATCATGAAGGAAATACTTCTTCTTGCGATATGAGAGTAGGATTAATTGATAGCCGTTCAGTGAATAAGTTTTCCCAGAGCACAGTCCCAACGATATTGAAATGGAAGGGTCCAGCTTCATATGCACAGGCCAATACCAACCAGCAACGAGTCAATTTCAGTTGTCAAGATGAAAGTTTTTCCGAACTGTCCAGCTTCACATGTTCGTGCCATTACACACATGAAGGAAACCCCTATCTTCCTTATGGATGCCGAG TTATGAGGGAATGTAGAAAGTGCAGTCATCGTTGTACGTGGACTGAGGATCCATCACATCAATATCGTCGTTATTACTGTGAGAAGATTCCATTATCCCAGTTGGGACCAGTACTCG GATTCAGCTTAGGCACGGTATTGATAGTTCTGCTCTTAGGATGCTATTGGCTTTACAGAGTGTTAAAGAAAAGGAAAGAGGTTAGGCGCAAAACTGAGTTCTTTAAGAGAAATGGTGGTCTGTTGCTGGAACAACAAATATATTCGAGTGAGGGTGCTTCTCAGAAAACAAAAGTTTTTCCTGTCACAGAGTTAGAGAAAGCAACCGACAACTTCAATAAAAACAGAATTCTTGGTCAAGGAGGCCAAGGCACAGTTTATAAGGGGATGTTAAAGGATGGGAGAATAGTGGCCATTAAGAAGTCTAAGAAAGTAGATGAGAATCAGTTAGAACAATTTATCAATGAAGTTGTTATTCTGTCTGAAACTAATCATCGGAACGTGGTCAGATTATTAGGCTGTTGTTTAGAGACAGAAGTCCCTCTGCTCGTGTATGAATTTATTCAAAATGGATCTCTTTATCAGCATATCCATAATACAAGTGAAGATTTTCATATTACTTGGAAAATGCGTTTACAAATGGCTGCAGAATCAGCTGATGCTGTAGCCTACCTGCATTCATCTTCATCTGCCCCAATATATCATAGAGATATCAAGTCCTCAAATATACTTTTGGATGCCAAATATAGAGCGAAAGTTTCAGATTTTGGGACCTCAAGAGTCATTGATATTGAGCAGACTCATCTGACGACTTGTGTTATTGGAACATATGGTTATTTGGATCCTGAGTACTTTCAATCACAACAATTCACTGAGAAAAGCGATGTTTACAGCTTTGGTGTAGTCCTTGTTGAGCTGATAACCGGAAAGAAACCCATTTGCCCAACCCCTGACGGAGGTTGGATAAGCTTAGCAGTTGAATTTATGTCCCACATGGAAAATTCCCGCCTCTCTGATATTCTGGATGCTCGGGTTTTAAATGAGGGAAAGGAGGAAGAATTTGTTGCTGTTGCTGAGCTTGCAAAACAATGCCTGAATATGAATGGGAAAGAAAGACCTACCATGAAAGAAATCGCGATGGTGTTAGATGGGATTAGGTCATCCCCTTTGCCGTATTCAACAGAACCAAATTCTATGGTTGGCCAAGGAGTGATGATGAGAATCAATGATAACCAAGTTGGTTATTTAAGTACAGACACTATTTGTTCTGATTTTGGTCCTCGTTGA